A segment of the Bos javanicus breed banteng chromosome 22, ARS-OSU_banteng_1.0, whole genome shotgun sequence genome:
GTCAGGTCCCTGAGATTGGATGGAGTCTTGGGTTTTCATGACACtttcttggggggggggggcatgtgggatcttaattccccaaccagggatggaagccgcGCCCCCTACAGGGGTGGCCCTCGGAGtgcgagtcctaaccactggaccaccaaggggaGTCCCAGGAGGCTCGGGTTTTCTATTGCAGACAGAACAGAAAATTCTAGGCAGAAAGAGAGTACAGTGGAGGCTGCCGTCAGGAAAGCAGGCTGCTTGGACACATCCTTAGTTTTGGTGCCCTGGCTGGTGGGACTTCCTGACCCCTTGTGGAAAGCCAGTTTTCCGTGTGGGGGCAGTGAATGTGTGTGCCCTTTTCTTCCTGTTGGAGCAGGAAGGAGCGCAGCGCCCGCTGGTGTGCTGTTTACATAACATCAGCTGGAGAGATGACTCGCTCCACCCACGTCCCCAGCAGCATTTTCTTGTCAGATCTTCCACCCTTGCCCAGGAAGAAAAGGGCAGGAGGCCTGAGAGGGTCCAGTGCCCCACACCAGTTCAACTGGAATCAGGCACCATCTCAGAACACACAGCGACAACTAcgcagggacttcactggtggtccacgGGTtcagactgtgcttccaatgcaaggggctcgggttccattcctggttggggaagtaagatcccacgtgtcatttggcacagccagaaaaaacttgaaaaaagatGCCAGCAAAGACTATGCAGAGCTTATGTAAATGGGTGTACTTGGGTGTGTGGTGCTTGTTTGGCTCAttgcattttgattttcttttgaaaattacttGGTTTTGGTTGCACTtgatcttcgttgctgctcagggGCTTCCTCGAGTTGTGTGGGGGGGCGGCGCTACTCTTCTCTGCGGTTTGGGGATTTCTTTTGTTACGGAGCACAGTCTAGGCACACGGTCTGAATTCAGTAGTTGGAGCTCGTGGGCTCTAGACCTGGGCTGAGTagtggtggtgcatgggcttagtgccccaaggcatgtgagatcatcctggatcagggattgaacccgtgtcccctgcattggccggcagatgCCTATCCGCTGGGCCACTAGGGCAGTCTGACAGCTTCTTGATTTCTGAAAATGATCCTTGTCAGTTTCCTATGCCCTAAAACAGTGAATTGTGCTGGCCTTTTGGAAGGCTGCATTGGCTTCTGCTTTGCCCCTTCCTGTCTGCTTTCTGCCTTCTAGGGTCTTTCAAGGAATATGGCTCCCTGCTCCCTCTTGGCAGGAGAGTCCTCAGGTAGAAATGGGCCAAGAGTTCATTCACACGGTTTATTCGGGCACCTCTGTGGGCTTGCCACAGTTTTCAGACACTCTGATGTCCCCCCAGTCTGCTGGTCCCATGCCACCCACGAATGTTAATTATAACCGAAAGAGGCCCCCTTCTTGCAACCTGAGAGCTCTGTGGTGAACTCTGCCACAAACTTGCTCTTCTGGATTTGTGGATGAAAAGGCCTTTGTGTGCGGGGGTTTCTGCAGACCTCACCTTAGTTCCCCTCCCTCTGGTGGGCCCAACTCGCATCCTCCTCCCTCGCAGGGCAGTGCTCTTTCAGGAGCACTAGAGAGCACGCACTTTACCGTAGGAGAAGCAGATTGGGAAGCAGAGTCTGTCTCTTCTTCATGTAAACAGCTTCTTGTTTACTTGCCTGAAAACTCACTCTTGGATGACCCAAAATCAGCTTGCCCATTCTGGACACACAGCAGTCCCATTCATCTTTGCTCTCTGCTGGAGTGCCTTGCCCCAGATCCTGGGGAAGTCTGCCTTCTCCACTAATTACGAAGTTTTCTGCTCCCTCCTGCCTGTCCCTGCCTGGGCACCTTTGTATAACGTTTTCTTTTTGTGCTTCTTGGTTATTGAAAATACTTGAGTGCTGGGTGACCCAGTTTTACATGTCTGGATGCATCTCCTTTCTTGTGGCTTACACATTTCCAGCCACACAGTTGAGAGATcagaactgaggcccagagatatGGTCCAGAGCGACGACAGAGGATATGGCTTCTCTTTGGTCCCCACCTGGGCCTCTCTGCACGCACGTCCTTCCAGAGTGGACAGGTGAATGTGCAGGAATCGGGTTCAGAATCATGTTATCCACCCCGCAAGGGAAAATCGGATTAAATCCAGCCCTTCTACCAGTGAACCCTTATTCTAAAATAGACACTCTGTGGCTTTCAGATCAGTTAGGCACTCAGAAGTCACGGTCGTCTCTGCAGAACAATGCAGACTAGCCGGGCGGCTGGTTTGTTCTCTTCACGGAGCAAAACACTTAAACTTAGAGGAATCTCAAGTTATTTCATGCGAAAGAATGGAGAGATGGCTGTTTCATCAAACAGAAATCCCACGATCCCTAATAGTGTGGTTTGGGACCCTCAGAAACAGGACAGAAGCCATGTTTTTACATCCTGCAGCATTTTAGGGTTAGAGGCCCCTTTGGAGATAATCCAGGCCAGTGGTTGCCAAAAAAGGCGGTGTCTCCAGATTTGGGGTGTGGGGCCTCTTAGACTCCCTGTTGAAAATCTCTAAAACCTGTGAACAGAGAAAAACAGTGAGGATGGGGGACAGAGGGGGGATTAGTTTGTAATCTGGAATTAGATGTTCACCAAGTCCTTCCTTATATTCCCTCCACACACAAAGTGTTCTCCCGCTGATTGTGTGTGTACGTATgttgagaaagagacagagagaaataaCCTTCAAGAGACTTCTGGCCCTTGTGTAGAAGATTCAGTCTGTTGGGATTCAGCTTTGCACTCCAGTCCGTTGGGCAGTCCGGCCGGCCTCTGGTCCCATGTCTGCCACTTTACTCTCCACCTTCAAGGCTATATGTCCCTGAAAACCCTCTGTCTAAGACAGACCTCCCTCGTGAGTCTCCATCACACTCTGTGTCTACCCTCTAACCCCTAGCACTGTCTTAATTATTCTTTTGGTCTTTCGTTGCTTGCTTAGCAtctgtcttttcaaattacaagCTCAGTGGGGTGAGGCGCGTGTTTTCTGTTGGCCGCGTGTATCTCTAGCACCTGGTGCAGTGGAGCTGCTCAGGAAACATATACATCTGTCACATggctgtttttaacttttatttaatttttaagaggcttccctgataccttggttggtaaagaatctgcctgcagtgtgggagacctgggttgggaagatcccctggagaagggaaaggctgcccactccagtattctggcctggagaattccatggactgtatagtccacatggtcgcaacaagtcagacatgactgagcaactctcacttcaaattttttaaaaatattctgtttattcGACTGCACTGGCCTTCATTGGAGCACACGGGATCTtgagctgtggcatgtgaactcttgggTGCAGCATGTGTaatccagttccctgactaggaattgaacctgggcctcctgcattgggagcatggagtcttagccactggaccacagggggaAGTCCCTAATTTCTAGCTTAGAGAAAAGTTGCAGGGATAATAAAAGAACGCCATGTATGCATGATCCAGATTCACCAGTGATTTACATCTTGTTCCATTTTCATCATTgtatgttgtatgtgtgtgtgtgtatgtgtgtgggcgTGCATGAACTGCATGCACATGCCTGCAGTTTGAGAGTAAGTTGGAATGTTGGCAACTCGGCACCTTTACAACTACATGTTCATTTCCTCTGAGCAAGGACATTCTCTTAATCAAAACCAGGAAGTTGAGTCTTGATACGACACTAGTTTCAAATCTTGAGCCTAGTCCGCAGTCACATTTCACCAATAGTAGTTTTTTTGTTAGTGGTGTTTTTCAGCCACACCAccaggcatgttggatcttagttccctgaccagggatggaacctgcaccctctgcgatggaagtgcagagtcgtaaccactggaccaccagggaagtcccacctggAATGGGTTCAGTAGTAGCATTTTCTCAGTCCAGGATTAGTCGTTGCATTTAGTCATCAGGTCTCTGTAGTCATCACCTGTGACCAGGGAAAGTTCCCTCGCCTTCCTCTGTCTTTGTATTTTGATATGCTGGGGGCGTGGAGACCAGTCATTTCTGCAGACTCAAACCTCAGTTTGAGGTTTCCCTCGGTGTGTGAGTCTGTCAGCCGATGAATTGCTTTCTGTCTGTCTTCTAAGCCTCCATGTCCTCTCTTCTGGCTCTCACCTTTCCCTCCAGGTAGAGAAGATCCGCCAGGTGAAGGCCAAGTCACTGTACCTGCAGGTGGAGAAGCTGCGGCAGAACCTGAACAAGCTGGAGAGCACCATTAGCGCCGTCCAGCAGGTCCTGGAGGAGGGCCGGGCGCTGGACATCCTGCTGGCCCGGGACCGCATGCTGGCCCAGGTACAGGAGCTCAAGACCGTCCGCAGTCTCCTGCAGCCCCAGGAGGATGACCGGGTCATGTTCACACCCCCCGACCAGGCCCTGTATCTTGCCATCAAGTCCTTCGGCTTCGTCAGCAGCGGGGCCTTCGCGCCGCTCACCAAGGCCACGGGCGATGGCCTCAAGCGGGCCCTGCAGGGAAAGGTGGCCTCCTTCACCGTCATCGGCTACGACCACGACGGGGAGCCACGGCTGTCGGGGGGTGACCTCATGTCGGCTGTGGTCCTGGGCCCCGATGGCAACCTGTTTGGTGCGGAGGTGAGCGACCAGCAGAACGGGACATACGTGGTGAGCTACCGGCCGCAGCTGGAGGGGGAGCATTTGGTGTCGGTCACCCTGTGCAACCAGCACATCGAGAACAGCCCCTTCAAGGTGGTAGTCAAGTCTGGCCGCAGCTACGTGGGCATTGGGCTCCCCGGCCTGAGTTTTGGCAGCGAGGGTGACAGCGACGGCAAGCTCTGCCGCCCATGGGGCGTGAGCGTGGACAAGGAGGGCTACATCGTGGTGGCCGACCGCAGCAACAACCGCATCCAGGTGTTCAAGCCGTGCGGCGCCTTCCACCACAAGTTCGGCACGCTGGGCTCCCGGCCGGGGCAGTTCGACCGGCCTGCCGGGGTGGCCTGCGATGCCTCCCGCAGGATCGTGGTGGCCGACAAGGACAATCATCGCATCCAGATCTTCACCTTCGAGGGCCAGTTCCTCCTCAAGTTCGGGGAGAAGGGCACCAAGAACGGGCAGTTCAACTACCCCTGGGACGTGGCGGTGAATTCCGAGGGCAAGATCTTGGTCTCAGACACGCGGAACCACCGCATCCAGCTGTTCGGGCCCGACGGGGTCTTCCTGAATAAGTACGGCTTCGAGGGGGCTCTCTGGAAGCACTTTGACTCCCCGCGGGGCGTGGCTTTCAACCACGAGGGCCACTTGGTGGTCACCGACTTCAACAACCACCGGCTCCTGGTCATCCACCCGGACTGCCAGTCGGCCCGCTTCCTGGGCTCCGAGGGCACGGGCAACGGGCAGTTCCTGCGGCCGCAGGGCGTGGCTGTGGATCAGGAGGGGCGCATCATCGTGGCCGACTCCAGGAACCACCGAGTGCAGATGTTCGAGTCCAATGGCAGCTTCCTGTGCAAGTTCGGCGCCCAGGGCAGTGGCTTCGGGCAGATGGACCGGCCCTCCGGCATCGCGGTCACGCCGGACGGGATGATCGTCGTGGTGGACTTCGGCAACAATCGAATCCTCATCTTCTAATCACATTTCCTGGGCTTCCGTGTTTGGGGTGCACGTGTATCcatctctcctctctgtctctttcccccccttttgaatttcaaagaggaaactgtctcagggaaaaaaaaaaatttttttttttttgcttttgtttgaaaGACAACAAGAAAAGTACAACATTGCTTACGTCCTacctcatctttatttttttacagatGAATGTACTTATCTTTTCtgcagggattgagcctgtgaaGTGATATCTCTATCTACCTCAGAAACCTTTTACCTTTCCTTCTCCGACAggccctctgcctcctcccacaCTTGCTCAGTGGGggtttccctccctcctccatggGGTGTGACACGCACAAGCCTAGCATCTCTGTGGCTGGTGGGGGGGCACTGGATGTGTGCGGTGGGGTGCATTCTGTAGATTGAGCCAAGGAAACATGAGAAAACtactaagtgaaaagaaaaaaaacaaaaaaaaaactataaaacatggaAAAATAGGATTTAAGATTCTTAATTGTAGAGTATTTGTGTTCTTAAGAATACTGTGTTTATGGGGTTAGGTTGTATTGTGTGATCTTGATCTTTCtgggaaaaatcttttttttttttcctttttttctttattttttttttttaatgctgcaaCAGAGAACTTTCCTGTGTTCTCCTTTTATACCTCAGTGTGTTTCTCATCCTGTTCAACATCAGCATGTTTTCTTACTCCTAGAAGATGTGGCTGTGGCTTGCTAGCCGAGAAAAGCTGACCGTTCCTATTTTAGGGTATGCAGTCTTTATTTCTTCTGAGggagggggtgtgtgtatgtgtgtgtgtgtaagagagtgCAACCACCTTACACCAAAATAGCAAAACTAAAAATGCTATACCACCTCCCAAAGAACTTTCCTCTCACACTTTGGTTTCTGATAAATAGATGTAGTTCAGGCTTTTTGATTAAAAGTATTCTCAGAAGTTAAGTGATTTTTTGTTTGCTGTTGgttataaagaatacatttgaaggaagaagaaaagtccCCTCCTTCTAAGAATGAGGATTTTCAGGCATGGACTGGAGCGTGGACGTGAGTGGGTGGTGTGCATGTGCTGAGTCGGTCAGCAGAGAGCATGAGACACAGGCGAGGGACCCCCAGGCTGCGGTTGATTGTGGTTCTCTGAACACTAGGCGTTTCTCCTCCTAAGATAAGTAGGCAAAGGAATcaacttttgttttaaaagcacaatttttttctgctttggaaGTTCAGGGAGATGGGATGTTTGCAAGTGCAGTAGGAACAGCCCGCTCCCACGCCCTCTCCTCAGCTCACCTTCACAGAGCAGTCTGCTCCTGCGCCACGGGGCGTGGTTCGTTTTCCCCGCAGAGGCCTTTGAATGTTAAGGGTTTGTAAGCCAAAATCACCCCAACCTGAACAACGTATAGGACAGAATACCTCTTGTTCAACCAAAGAAGGAAGATGTAGGAAGCCAGTCTTCCCAGCTGCGGAACCATGAGATGGCATCTGCCACTTTACAGGGTGGGTTTGTCAGGGGTTGGACTAGGGTGCAGAGCCTCGCGCTTCTGAGCCTTGGCCGTCTTGGAAATAACTAAAGTGAGAACCAAATTTCAGAGGGGCTCCAGAGAGGGAGGTGCGCCTGGATGGCAGTGTTGAATAGGATCTGTCCCCTAACAGATCAGTGTCTGGCCCTGTACTGAAGAGAAATTCCTCTTGCAGTATGGCTAGGGTTTTTAACGAACAGAATAACAAACGGAACAACTCTTGAAGAAAGGGAGATGATGGGAAACAGTGTAGCCAGCAAATCAAATCGCTTTTCCCATCCAGCTTTTTGGGACATTCACCATGTTGCGGTCCCCCGTCTCTTCCCATTGCTTTAGCTCTGGGGTCTCTAAGTGACCAAAATGGGGAGAACCTCGTTCCATAAAGGAGAACCACATGCAATGAaagagccccaaactggaaagcaGCTTCAAATTCCCGTCACCCAGATGCAGTGTTGCT
Coding sequences within it:
- the TRIM71 gene encoding E3 ubiquitin-protein ligase TRIM71, which codes for MASFPETDFQICLLCKEMCGSPAPLSSNSSASSSSSQTSTSSGGGGGGPGAAARRLHVLPCLHAFCRPCLEAHRLPAAGGGGGAPGEPLKLRCPVCDQKVVLAEAAGMDALPSSAFLLSNLLDAVVATADEPPPKNGRAGAAAGAGGHGSNHRHHAHHAHPRAAASAPPPPLPPAPPPPAPPRSAPGGPAGSPSALLLRRPHGCSSCDEGNAASSRCLDCQEHLCDNCVRAHQRVRLTKDHYIERGPPGPAAAAAAAAAQQLGLGPPFPGAPFSLLSVFPERLGFCQHHDDEVLHLYCDTCSVPICRECTVGRHGGHSFVYLQEALQDSRALTIQLLADAQQGRQAIQLSIEQAQTVAEQVEMKAKVVQSEVKAVTARHKKALEERECELLWKVEKIRQVKAKSLYLQVEKLRQNLNKLESTISAVQQVLEEGRALDILLARDRMLAQVQELKTVRSLLQPQEDDRVMFTPPDQALYLAIKSFGFVSSGAFAPLTKATGDGLKRALQGKVASFTVIGYDHDGEPRLSGGDLMSAVVLGPDGNLFGAEVSDQQNGTYVVSYRPQLEGEHLVSVTLCNQHIENSPFKVVVKSGRSYVGIGLPGLSFGSEGDSDGKLCRPWGVSVDKEGYIVVADRSNNRIQVFKPCGAFHHKFGTLGSRPGQFDRPAGVACDASRRIVVADKDNHRIQIFTFEGQFLLKFGEKGTKNGQFNYPWDVAVNSEGKILVSDTRNHRIQLFGPDGVFLNKYGFEGALWKHFDSPRGVAFNHEGHLVVTDFNNHRLLVIHPDCQSARFLGSEGTGNGQFLRPQGVAVDQEGRIIVADSRNHRVQMFESNGSFLCKFGAQGSGFGQMDRPSGIAVTPDGMIVVVDFGNNRILIF